Sequence from the Ornithinimicrobium humiphilum genome:
CATGGTGGTCCTTCGGTGCGGTGCGGAAGGTGGGGGAGGGCTCGGGACGGAGACGGGTGGTGCCGCGAGGGATCGCGACATCGCGGTGGGGCGATCACGCGCCGGGGCGCGTCGCCGGACGGGGCGGGTGGCTCAGGCGGCGGACGGGGCCGGACAGGCGGCCTCGCCGAGGCTGAGCATCAGCCGGTTGGCCCAGGCGAAGAAGGCGGTGGCGGTGGCCAGGTCGACGACCTCGAGGTCCTCGAGCCCGGCCTGGCGCATTCGCGCGACGTCGGACGGGCCGAAGGTCGGTCGCAGGGCGGAGAGGCGCGCGGCGGCGTCGACGACGGTGGCCCAGCGGGGGTCGTGCGCGACGCTCTCGGCGAGCGGCGCCAGGTCGGTGGCGACCCAGTCGGCGTCGCGGGGGAGCCGGACGGCCAGCACCGCGTCGACGTCCTCGCCGCGCTTGCTGAAGCCGGTGCTCTTGCGGGCGTGGACGGACGCGCAGTAGATGCAGTCGTTGACCTTGCTCGCGACGGCGGCGGCGAGCTCGCGCTCGGCCCGCGGCAGGCCGTCGCGGCGCAGGAAGATCGCGTTGTCGAGGTCGCTGCGCGCGCGGGTGACGCCGGGCGTGCGCGACAGGAGGCGGAAGTAGACGCTGTTGGTCGTCGCCTTGCGGGCGAAGCTCTCGCGCTGCTCGTCGGTCAGCTCGTCCTCGGCCGGGGCGGGGACCCAGGGCTCCCAGGCCAGCACCTCCTGGGTGAACTCCAGGGGGCGGGCGGACCCGCTGCGGGTCGTGGGGGTGGTGAGCTTGGTCCGGCCACGCGAGGTGGGCACGCGGCCGGGCGCCGGGACGGCGGGGACCTCCTCGCCCTCGAGGGCGGCGAGCGTGACCAGCACCCGGGCCAGGTAGCTCTCGTAGGCCACGAGCTGGCTCACGAGCACGACCTCGTCGGGGGTGGCGCCGGCGGCGATCAGCGCCTCCTGGTCGGCGTGGGTCGCGAGGGCGGGGGAGACGGTCAGCAGGTCGACGTGGCGACGCAGCGCGGCGAGCTTGGCGTCCGTGGGCTCGGCGTCGGCGAGCAGGCTCTCGTCCGCACCGGCCGCGACGTGGTGGTCGTGCAGCGGGCCGATGCCCTGCCAGGCGGCGACCACCGCGGCGAGCCCGCGCAGCACCGGGGCGCCCAACGGCTGCGGGCGGTCGTAGAGGGCCTCCATCGCGGCACGCGTCTCGGTCAGCACCTCGGGATCGACGGGCAGGCCGGTCGCGGCGTCGGCGTCGAGGAGGCGGGCCAGGAGAGCGGGAGCGGTGGAGGTGGCGGTCACGAATCCATACTCTGCCATTAGTCATTCAATAAGGACAAGTTGGGTATGGCGTGCGCCCTTCGGTCCCGCTCCGGGCCCCGTCCGCTCAGCCGGCCCCGGTCGAGGCCCGGACGACCAGTCGGGGAGCCAGGCGCGCCGGCTCGGGCGAGCCGCCCCCGAGGAGCTCGAGCAGCATCCGCGTCGCCAGCTGGCCCACCTCCAGGATGCGGGAGTCGACGGTGGTCAGCGGGACCGGGAGGGCCGCCGCCAGGTCGAGGTCGTTGTAGCCGACCAGGGCCACGTCGTCGGGGACGGAACGGCCGGCGTCCCGCAGGGTCCCGAGGACGCCGAGGGCCACGTTGTCGCTGCCGGCGAAGATCGCGGTGACGTCCGGGACCGCCTCGAGCACGCGCTCGGTCGCCGCGGCACCGGACCGGACGTCGAAGAGGCACGGGACGACCGCCTCCGGCCGCACCTCCACGCCGGCCTCCTCGCACGCCGCGAGGAAGCCGACCGTGCGCTCGTGCCCGGTGCTCGCCCGGGTGTCGCCGGCCACGACCCCGAACCGGCGGTGGCCCAGGGCGAGCAGGTGCTCCGCGACCAGCCGGCCGCCGGCCAGGTCGTCGGTGCCGACGCACAGCCGGTCCGGCACGCAGCGCAGCGCCAGCACGTGCGGGACGCCAGTGGCCTCGAGCTGGTCGGCGATGTGGGAGTGGAGGAGCGAGTCGGCCACGACGGCGCCGTCGACCCGGCGCTGCAGCATGAGGTCCAGGCGCTTCTCGCGCAGGTCGGCCCGGTCGAGGGTGTTGGCGACGACGGTGGTGTAGCCGGCCTCGATGGCGCGCTCGTCCACGCCCTCGTGGAGCAGCGCCAGCACCGGGTCCGCCAGCCGGGGGACGAGCATGCCGAGCACGCGGGTGCGGCCGGTCCGCAGGGCCCGGGCGGTGAGGTTGGAGCGGTAGCCCCGCTCCTCGGCGAGCCGCCGGACCGCCTCCATCGTGGCGGTCGACACCCCCGCCGGGGCGTCGGAGAGGGCGCGCGACACCGTGGAGACGTGCACCCCCAGCTCGGCGGCGAGCGACGTCAGGGTCGCTGCACGGGTTCTGGCCGGGGCGGCTCCGTCGCTGTCCACATCACGATTGTGCTGGAACCGTTGACGGGAACGCAAACGTTCGCGTAGTTTTCGCAAACGTTCGCGTTGACCTCGCGTCCACCCGTCCGCCCGCCCCACGTCCCGTTCCACCCCGTCGCAGAGAAGCGAGCCTGCATGAGCCGACCCTTCACGCAGCCGACCGTCGTCGCCGACCGGCTCGACGCCGGCCTGCGCGCGCTGGCCGGTCTCGTGGAGCCCGGTCGTCCCGGCTGGACACGGACCGCGCTCGGGGAGGTCGACCGGGACGCGCGCGAGCTGGTGCGCCGCTGGATGGCCGACGCGGGCATGGAGACCCGCGTGGACGGGGCCGGCAACGTCGTGGGCCGCCTCCGCGGCACCGGCTCCGGGCGCACGATCATGCTGGGCTCCCACACCGACACCGTGGTGGGAGGTGGCCGCTTCGACGGCACTGTCGGCGTCGTCGGCGCGCTCGAGGTGGTCCGGGCCCTCCGCGAGTCGGGCCGTCGCCTGGAGCACGACCTCGTGGTGGTCGACTTCTTCGACGAGGAGCCCAACGAGTTCGGGCTCAGCTGCGTCGGCTCCCGCGCGATGGTCGGCGAGCTGACCCGCGAGCACCTCGAGATGCACGACGAGGAGGGCCGCACCCTCGCCGACGCGCTCGCCCGCGTCGGCGTCGACCCCGGTGCCGCGCTGACCGCCCGCGCCGACCTCTCCGACGTCGACGTCTTCGTCGAGCTGCACATCGAGCAGGGTCCCTACCTCGAGCAGCAGGGCGCCTCGATCGGGCTGGTCGAGTCGATCACGGGCATCTCGCGCTTCCGCGCCCTCTTCTCCGGCCGGGCCGACCACGCCGGCACCACCCCGATGGACGTCCGCCGCGACGCCGGGTGCGCCGCCGCCGGGACGGTCCTGGCCGTCGAGCGCATCGCGGGCGAGGGCGCGCTGACCAAGGGCACGAGCGGCGCGGTGACCTTCACGCCCGCCGCCGTCAACGTCGTCACAGCGACCGCCGAGTTCCGCGGCGAGTTCCGCGGCCCGGAGGCCGAGTGGCTGCGGCACGCC
This genomic interval carries:
- a CDS encoding peroxidase-related enzyme (This protein belongs to a clade of uncharacterized proteins related to peroxidases such as the alkylhydroperoxidase AhpD.); amino-acid sequence: MTATSTAPALLARLLDADAATGLPVDPEVLTETRAAMEALYDRPQPLGAPVLRGLAAVVAAWQGIGPLHDHHVAAGADESLLADAEPTDAKLAALRRHVDLLTVSPALATHADQEALIAAGATPDEVVLVSQLVAYESYLARVLVTLAALEGEEVPAVPAPGRVPTSRGRTKLTTPTTRSGSARPLEFTQEVLAWEPWVPAPAEDELTDEQRESFARKATTNSVYFRLLSRTPGVTRARSDLDNAIFLRRDGLPRAERELAAAVASKVNDCIYCASVHARKSTGFSKRGEDVDAVLAVRLPRDADWVATDLAPLAESVAHDPRWATVVDAAARLSALRPTFGPSDVARMRQAGLEDLEVVDLATATAFFAWANRLMLSLGEAACPAPSAA
- a CDS encoding LacI family DNA-binding transcriptional regulator, whose protein sequence is MDSDGAAPARTRAATLTSLAAELGVHVSTVSRALSDAPAGVSTATMEAVRRLAEERGYRSNLTARALRTGRTRVLGMLVPRLADPVLALLHEGVDERAIEAGYTTVVANTLDRADLREKRLDLMLQRRVDGAVVADSLLHSHIADQLEATGVPHVLALRCVPDRLCVGTDDLAGGRLVAEHLLALGHRRFGVVAGDTRASTGHERTVGFLAACEEAGVEVRPEAVVPCLFDVRSGAAATERVLEAVPDVTAIFAGSDNVALGVLGTLRDAGRSVPDDVALVGYNDLDLAAALPVPLTTVDSRILEVGQLATRMLLELLGGGSPEPARLAPRLVVRASTGAG
- a CDS encoding M20 family metallo-hydrolase, whose amino-acid sequence is MSRPFTQPTVVADRLDAGLRALAGLVEPGRPGWTRTALGEVDRDARELVRRWMADAGMETRVDGAGNVVGRLRGTGSGRTIMLGSHTDTVVGGGRFDGTVGVVGALEVVRALRESGRRLEHDLVVVDFFDEEPNEFGLSCVGSRAMVGELTREHLEMHDEEGRTLADALARVGVDPGAALTARADLSDVDVFVELHIEQGPYLEQQGASIGLVESITGISRFRALFSGRADHAGTTPMDVRRDAGCAAAGTVLAVERIAGEGALTKGTSGAVTFTPAAVNVVTATAEFRGEFRGPEAEWLRHAQDRLTAAAQEEGERRQVGVDVEWLPLQEPAPMAPGVLGTLTGVVDALGLSASRLFSGAEHDAAVLARSVPTGMLFVPSRDGRSHCPEEWTDLDDIAAGVTALLHSVLALDEGGVR